The following coding sequences lie in one Sedimentibacter sp. MB35-C1 genomic window:
- a CDS encoding DUF4956 domain-containing protein, translating into MFTSILNTTTIETLSASNAMICTAVSLMLGLIISLTYMSGKLYSKNFISTLVIMPVLVQIVIMLVNGNLGTGVAVMGAFSLVRFRSVPGSSKEIIFIFFAMAVGIATGMGYITFSIAVTLIVCLVFLILSKTSFGESKIYDRNLKITIPEDLDYTHVFDDLFEKYTKTVNLEKVKTTNLGSMLELHYNVSINNPDEEKNFIDDLRCRNGNLTIVLSRYSSQYDEL; encoded by the coding sequence ATGTTTACAAGTATCTTAAATACAACAACCATAGAAACACTTTCGGCATCTAATGCCATGATATGCACGGCAGTATCACTGATGCTGGGCTTAATAATTTCCCTTACATACATGTCAGGGAAATTATATTCAAAAAACTTTATAAGCACGCTGGTAATAATGCCGGTACTTGTACAAATAGTAATTATGCTGGTTAACGGCAATCTGGGAACAGGCGTTGCCGTAATGGGAGCATTCAGTCTCGTCAGGTTTCGATCCGTGCCGGGAAGCTCAAAAGAAATAATCTTTATATTTTTTGCAATGGCCGTAGGCATAGCCACAGGTATGGGATATATTACATTTTCCATAGCCGTCACGTTAATTGTATGCCTTGTTTTCCTAATTCTCAGCAAGACATCCTTCGGCGAAAGCAAAATATATGATAGAAACCTTAAAATTACAATACCTGAAGATTTAGATTACACACATGTATTTGATGATTTATTTGAAAAATATACAAAGACAGTAAATCTGGAAAAAGTAAAAACAACAAATTTAGGAAGCATGCTTGAACTTCATTACAATGTATCTATTAATAATCCTGATGAAGAGAAAAATTTCATCGATGATTTAAGATGCCGAAACGGAAACCTTACAATAGTTTTAAGCAGGTATTCATCTCAATATGACGAATTATAG
- a CDS encoding polyphosphate polymerase domain-containing protein: MNTNYVFKRTEKKYLIPEKKFNLFIKRIDSYMTVDKYGIHTICNIYYDTDTFDLIRKSIEKPSYKEKLRLRSYGIPNDNDSVFLELKKKYDHTVFKRRVELTLKEAENYLEHGIIPVEKNQILKEIDYFTKMYKPDKKIFIAYDRMALFGKEDKTLRITFDMDIRSRLHDLNLGSGDYGNPLKINGFLMEIKIPGSLPLWLANILSQLKIYPVSFSKYGTIYKDIVKENYIELFDYNKSNNSTDIRRKDKCLQVS; encoded by the coding sequence ATGAATACCAATTATGTTTTTAAAAGAACTGAGAAAAAATATTTAATCCCCGAAAAAAAGTTCAATTTATTCATAAAACGGATTGATTCGTACATGACAGTTGATAAATATGGAATTCACACAATATGTAATATCTACTACGACACCGATACTTTTGATTTAATACGAAAATCAATAGAAAAGCCTTCCTACAAGGAAAAACTGAGACTAAGAAGTTACGGCATTCCTAATGATAATGACAGTGTGTTTCTCGAACTGAAAAAAAAATATGATCACACCGTTTTTAAAAGAAGGGTCGAGCTTACACTTAAAGAAGCTGAAAACTATCTGGAGCACGGGATTATTCCTGTGGAAAAAAACCAAATACTCAAAGAAATTGATTATTTCACCAAGATGTACAAACCGGATAAAAAAATATTTATTGCATATGACAGAATGGCCTTGTTTGGAAAGGAAGATAAAACCTTAAGAATAACATTTGATATGGACATACGAAGCAGGCTGCACGATTTAAATTTAGGCAGTGGCGATTACGGAAATCCTCTGAAAATCAATGGATTCCTCATGGAAATAAAAATACCCGGTTCACTTCCATTATGGCTTGCAAATATACTTTCCCAGCTGAAAATATATCCGGTTTCATTTTCAAAATACGGAACAATTTACAAGGATATAGTAAAAGAAAACTATATAGAATTGTTTGACTACAACAAATCAAATAATTCAACAGATATACGGAGGAAAGATAAATGTTTACAAGTATCTTAA
- a CDS encoding ATP phosphoribosyltransferase regulatory subunit has protein sequence MNFLNIEDEMKYFKKMYVLRKEIEDYLFNEGYMNIEPSIFEEYDEFTEVNSRIDRKSTVKLLDNNSDILILSPDITTGIINKFMPRWEYGMNLRIFYYGKTYKHNGTGIKENREMGVEIIGEKNQSTDQYVLSTARQIMNMYSSDYLIEIGNSKFLKGIMQACSFKKEDYDNILDLLYQKNKQELKEYLSKLPYKEPMSTLLNIFDLEGTFDEVMAELEGLYLNDLMEQGIEELRTINDYIKNTTDKITYDLSMVSELSYYDGIIFRGYIYGSNKEIIKGGRYDSFTEQYGFKTPAIGFTVELDELIKVLYKEEQQ, from the coding sequence ATGAACTTTTTAAATATTGAAGATGAAATGAAATATTTTAAGAAAATGTATGTATTGAGAAAAGAAATAGAGGATTACTTGTTCAATGAAGGATACATGAACATAGAGCCATCCATATTTGAAGAATATGATGAATTTACAGAAGTAAATTCAAGAATTGACAGAAAATCAACAGTGAAGCTGCTGGACAACAACAGTGATATTCTGATTCTGTCTCCGGACATAACCACAGGTATAATAAACAAATTTATGCCCAGATGGGAGTACGGGATGAATTTGAGAATTTTCTACTACGGAAAAACTTATAAGCACAACGGAACGGGAATAAAGGAAAACAGAGAAATGGGCGTTGAAATAATAGGGGAAAAAAATCAGAGCACAGATCAATATGTTCTAAGCACAGCCAGACAGATAATGAACATGTACAGCAGTGATTACCTGATTGAAATAGGAAACAGCAAGTTTCTTAAGGGAATAATGCAGGCATGTTCCTTTAAAAAAGAAGATTACGATAATATTTTAGACTTGCTGTATCAAAAAAATAAGCAGGAGCTGAAGGAGTATCTGTCAAAGTTGCCATACAAGGAACCTATGAGCACTCTTTTAAATATATTTGATTTGGAAGGAACCTTCGACGAGGTTATGGCGGAACTTGAAGGACTGTATTTGAATGATCTTATGGAGCAGGGGATTGAAGAACTTAGGACAATAAATGATTATATTAAAAATACAACTGACAAAATAACCTATGATCTTTCAATGGTTTCAGAACTAAGTTATTATGACGGCATAATATTCAGAGGATATATATACGGCTCTAACAAGGAAATTATTAAGGGAGGCAGGTACGATTCATTTACAGAACAATACGGGTTCAAAACACCTGCAATCGGGTTTACTGTGGAGCTTGATGAATTAATAAAGGTTTTGTACAAGGAGGAGCAGCAATGA
- the hisG gene encoding ATP phosphoribosyltransferase, which translates to MSLTIAIPKGRLGSQAIEMLKSAGVGESIDEKSRKLVFRDEKRDIDFILLKNSDVTTYVENGVADIGISGKDMIMESGSNVYELYKMNIGVCKMSIAGIKSKKVFKDDTIIKVATKFPDTAKKYFNSRGQKIKVIKLNGSIELAPILGLSDVIVDIVETGNTLKANGLEVIEDMFGISGVIISNKISYKFKRKEIKEIIELIRKEDVYDKDNR; encoded by the coding sequence ATGAGCTTGACAATAGCAATACCCAAGGGAAGATTAGGCAGCCAGGCGATAGAAATGCTGAAGTCAGCAGGTGTGGGAGAATCCATAGATGAAAAGTCTCGTAAGCTGGTTTTCAGAGACGAAAAAAGAGATATTGATTTTATACTGTTGAAAAATTCAGACGTTACAACATATGTTGAAAATGGAGTTGCCGACATAGGAATTTCCGGTAAGGACATGATAATGGAAAGCGGAAGCAACGTTTATGAGCTTTATAAAATGAATATAGGAGTATGTAAAATGTCCATTGCCGGTATAAAGAGCAAAAAAGTTTTTAAGGACGATACAATAATAAAAGTTGCAACAAAATTTCCGGATACGGCCAAAAAATATTTTAACAGCAGAGGTCAAAAAATAAAAGTTATTAAATTAAACGGTTCAATAGAACTTGCACCTATATTAGGTCTTTCCGATGTTATAGTCGACATAGTAGAAACGGGAAATACATTGAAAGCTAACGGGCTTGAAGTGATTGAGGATATGTTTGGCATAAGCGGTGTAATAATTTCCAACAAAATAAGTTATAAATTTAAAAGAAAAGAAATAAAAGAAATTATTGAATTAATAAGAAAAGAGGATGTATATGACAAGGATAATCGATGA
- the hisD gene encoding histidinol dehydrogenase: MTRIIDDKYIENYLAEIRNRNAQDYNDVYSSVECILEDVRINGDAALKKYTLEFDNVSLDNLEVTQEEIAEAFETIDRDLMATIEKAKKNIEDYHMKQKIKGYKFKPEGKDIILGQLVNPIEKAGIYVPGGKAAYPSTVLMNAVPAKIAGVNEIIMITPPQKDGKVKDSILVAARISGVDRIFKVGGAQGIAAMAYGTESIPKVYKITGPGNIYVAAAKRKVSGFVGIDMIAGPSEILIIADSNADPEFIAADMISQAEHDEMAASILITTSYSLAYKVQQQLDEQVSRLERNEIIKKSLENQGAIIVTDSIKQCIDIANEIAPEHLELLVSNPFEIYKSIKNAGAIFLGEYSPEPVGDYFAGTNHTLPTSSTAKFSSALSVDDFIKKTSLIYYSRNDLKENADDIVRFAENEGLTGHANAIKVRKQKWS, translated from the coding sequence ATGACAAGGATAATCGATGATAAGTATATAGAAAACTATCTGGCTGAAATAAGAAACCGTAATGCTCAGGATTATAATGATGTTTATAGCTCAGTTGAATGTATACTGGAAGATGTTCGCATTAACGGAGATGCGGCACTTAAAAAATATACCCTTGAATTTGATAATGTGAGCTTGGATAATTTGGAAGTCACCCAGGAAGAAATTGCGGAAGCCTTTGAGACAATTGATAGAGACCTTATGGCAACAATTGAAAAAGCAAAGAAAAATATTGAAGACTATCATATGAAACAAAAAATAAAAGGATATAAGTTCAAACCTGAAGGAAAGGACATTATTCTAGGACAATTGGTAAATCCAATTGAAAAAGCAGGTATATATGTGCCCGGAGGAAAGGCGGCATATCCTTCAACGGTGCTGATGAACGCCGTGCCGGCAAAAATAGCCGGAGTAAATGAAATAATAATGATAACTCCTCCACAGAAAGACGGTAAAGTTAAAGATTCAATACTTGTTGCCGCAAGAATTTCGGGAGTAGACAGAATATTCAAGGTTGGTGGAGCTCAGGGAATAGCTGCTATGGCATACGGTACGGAGTCAATTCCCAAAGTGTATAAGATAACCGGCCCCGGAAATATATATGTGGCAGCGGCAAAAAGGAAAGTATCTGGGTTTGTGGGGATAGATATGATTGCAGGCCCCAGTGAAATTTTGATAATAGCAGATAGCAATGCAGATCCAGAATTTATTGCGGCAGATATGATTTCTCAGGCTGAGCATGATGAGATGGCAGCATCAATATTAATAACTACATCCTATTCCCTTGCTTACAAGGTTCAGCAGCAGCTGGATGAGCAGGTAAGCAGATTAGAGAGAAATGAAATTATAAAAAAATCTCTTGAGAACCAAGGGGCAATAATAGTTACAGACAGCATAAAACAGTGCATTGACATTGCAAATGAAATTGCTCCCGAGCATCTGGAGCTTCTTGTTTCAAACCCGTTTGAAATATATAAAAGCATAAAAAATGCAGGAGCAATATTCTTAGGAGAATACAGCCCGGAACCTGTTGGAGATTACTTTGCGGGTACGAATCACACGCTGCCTACAAGCTCAACAGCTAAATTTTCTTCGGCTCTTTCCGTTGATGATTTCATTAAAAAAACATCGCTTATTTATTACAGCAGGAACGACTTAAAGGAAAATGCCGATGATATAGTGAGATTTGCAGAAAATGAAGGGCTTACCGGACATGCGAACGCCATAAAAGTAAGAAAACAAAAATGGTCATGA
- the hisC gene encoding histidinol-phosphate transaminase — MIKLKPSVEKLQAYFVNDIPYRVKLDANEGSNYLLEGGFKMDDFKPNLYPDSDSKLLREKMAAYYGCRAENIMAGNGSSELINVVINAYCDRGDRVVSFVPSFSMYQTYCDLCGTEYVGIDTEIDYTQNIDKLIETVDLYKPKIVILCTPNNPTGYVTSREDIIKLLDSVKNSLVIIDEAYADFSEISVIDLIDRYENLVVMRTLSKAFGLAGLRVGAMIANAETIKYIWKVKVPYNINILSQYAAEMALENIDRVNEYINSVRNLREELAESLRSLNFTVYPSGSNFLFVKSPVDNLFEKLMDCGVLIRKFNYKNGVFNRITVGTKEENSILIEEIKKLTGGSK, encoded by the coding sequence ATGATAAAGCTAAAACCTAGCGTAGAAAAGTTACAGGCATACTTTGTAAATGACATACCCTACAGAGTCAAACTAGATGCAAATGAAGGAAGCAACTATCTGCTGGAAGGCGGATTTAAAATGGATGATTTTAAGCCCAATTTATATCCCGACAGCGATTCAAAGCTGCTAAGAGAAAAAATGGCAGCATACTATGGATGCAGAGCGGAAAATATAATGGCAGGCAACGGTTCAAGCGAGCTGATTAATGTTGTAATAAATGCCTACTGTGACAGGGGAGACAGAGTTGTAAGTTTTGTTCCTTCGTTCAGCATGTATCAGACATATTGTGATTTATGCGGAACAGAATATGTGGGAATCGATACAGAAATTGACTATACCCAGAATATAGACAAGTTAATAGAAACTGTTGACTTATATAAGCCGAAAATCGTGATACTCTGCACTCCAAACAACCCTACGGGATATGTTACTTCAAGGGAGGACATTATAAAACTTTTGGACAGTGTAAAAAATTCTCTTGTAATCATAGATGAGGCATATGCAGATTTTTCGGAAATATCGGTAATTGATTTAATAGACAGATATGAAAATTTAGTGGTGATGAGGACATTATCAAAAGCATTCGGACTTGCCGGACTGCGAGTTGGAGCAATGATTGCAAATGCAGAAACCATCAAATATATATGGAAAGTTAAAGTTCCGTACAATATCAACATATTATCCCAATATGCAGCGGAGATGGCACTAGAAAATATTGACAGGGTCAATGAATATATCAACAGTGTTAGAAATTTGAGAGAAGAGCTTGCGGAATCATTAAGAAGCTTGAATTTTACAGTATATCCGTCCGGTTCAAATTTCTTGTTCGTTAAATCACCTGTGGATAATTTATTTGAAAAACTTATGGACTGTGGAGTATTAATCAGAAAATTCAATTATAAAAACGGAGTTTTTAATCGTATAACCGTTGGTACTAAAGAAGAAAATTCAATTTTGATAGAAGAAATAAAAAAACTGACAGGAGGAAGCAAATGA
- the hisB gene encoding imidazoleglycerol-phosphate dehydratase HisB, whose amino-acid sequence MRKGSIKRKTNETDIEIALNIDGDGTAEIDTGIGFLDHMLTLFAFHGSFDLKIKCKGDLYVDTHHTSEDIGIALGQAFLNALGDKKGIERYGFMFVPMDEAMARVVVDFSGRPYLVYNVAFNNSRLGTMASEDFKEFFRGFSGNSLTTLHIEMMYGENDHHIIEAVFKAFGRALKKASFLTSDKLQSTKGVL is encoded by the coding sequence ATGAGAAAAGGTTCAATAAAACGCAAAACAAATGAAACAGATATTGAAATAGCGCTTAATATTGACGGCGATGGAACTGCGGAAATTGATACAGGCATAGGATTTTTGGACCACATGCTCACGCTGTTTGCTTTTCACGGAAGCTTTGATCTTAAAATAAAGTGCAAAGGCGATTTATACGTTGATACTCATCACACCTCAGAAGATATAGGAATTGCTTTGGGGCAGGCTTTTTTAAATGCTCTGGGAGATAAAAAAGGAATTGAAAGGTACGGGTTTATGTTTGTTCCCATGGATGAAGCAATGGCTAGAGTGGTTGTGGATTTCAGCGGAAGGCCTTACCTTGTGTACAATGTTGCATTTAATAACAGCAGGTTGGGAACCATGGCTTCAGAAGACTTCAAAGAATTTTTCAGAGGTTTTTCCGGAAATTCGCTGACAACACTGCACATAGAGATGATGTACGGAGAAAATGACCATCATATAATTGAGGCCGTATTTAAAGCATTTGGCAGAGCTTTAAAAAAAGCGTCATTTTTAACTTCTGATAAATTGCAGTCAACGAAAGGAGTACTATAA
- the hisH gene encoding imidazole glycerol phosphate synthase subunit HisH, with protein MHVIIDYGMGNLASVQRAFEKLGLDVKISSSEQDIRNAKSLILPGVGAFRDAIKLLDESNLSSVIKEEVAKGKYILGICLGMQLLYDKGYEYGTYDGLGLISGSIQYLDVDLKIPHMGWNNLKFNREDPVLKYINEGEYVYFVHSYYAVSDNSEVLAYAEYGKKVPAIVRNNNVFGIQFHPEKSGETGHNILKAYKEIIEN; from the coding sequence ATGCATGTGATAATAGATTACGGAATGGGAAATCTAGCTTCAGTTCAAAGAGCCTTTGAGAAGCTTGGATTGGATGTAAAAATCAGCAGCAGTGAGCAAGATATAAGAAATGCAAAATCCCTTATATTACCGGGTGTGGGTGCATTTAGAGATGCAATAAAACTTCTTGATGAATCAAATTTAAGTTCTGTTATTAAGGAGGAGGTTGCAAAAGGCAAGTATATACTTGGCATATGCCTGGGAATGCAGCTGCTGTATGATAAAGGATATGAATACGGAACATATGATGGATTGGGATTAATAAGCGGAAGCATACAGTATCTGGATGTAGATTTGAAAATACCCCACATGGGATGGAATAATCTGAAGTTCAATCGTGAGGATCCGGTGCTGAAATATATAAATGAGGGTGAGTATGTTTACTTTGTGCACTCCTACTACGCTGTTTCAGATAATTCAGAAGTGCTTGCATATGCCGAATACGGGAAGAAAGTTCCTGCTATAGTCAGAAACAATAATGTTTTCGGAATACAGTTTCACCCTGAAAAAAGCGGAGAAACAGGTCACAATATTTTGAAGGCATATAAAGAAATAATAGAAAATTAA
- the hisA gene encoding 1-(5-phosphoribosyl)-5-[(5-phosphoribosylamino)methylideneamino]imidazole-4-carboxamide isomerase: MILFPAIDIKDNKCVRLTQGKFDMVNVYSSDPVEMAKKWESMGAEYLHVVDLDGAKNEGFQNRKSIEKIVKSVNIPMQTGGGIRDEERIKNLLDVGVKRVIVGTMAVENQQLLTELAAKYKDYLAVSIDALNGKVATRGWQSVGDIDSVDICKFLESIGIKTIVYTDISKDGMLSGPNFGVYEELSSKTGLDIIASGGVTTIADIEKLSSMNMYGAIIGKALYDNRMDFAEALKAVNI, encoded by the coding sequence ATGATACTATTTCCCGCAATAGATATAAAGGATAATAAATGTGTAAGGCTTACTCAAGGAAAATTCGACATGGTAAATGTGTATTCGTCAGACCCGGTTGAAATGGCTAAAAAGTGGGAGTCTATGGGAGCCGAATACCTCCATGTTGTGGATTTGGACGGAGCTAAAAATGAAGGCTTTCAAAACAGAAAATCAATAGAGAAAATTGTTAAATCTGTCAATATCCCAATGCAGACCGGCGGGGGAATCAGAGATGAGGAACGAATTAAAAATTTGCTGGATGTGGGCGTGAAAAGAGTGATAGTAGGAACGATGGCAGTAGAAAATCAGCAGCTTTTGACAGAGCTTGCGGCCAAATACAAGGATTATCTAGCGGTTTCCATAGATGCTTTAAACGGCAAAGTTGCAACTAGAGGGTGGCAGTCCGTAGGAGATATTGACTCTGTGGATATATGCAAATTTTTGGAGTCCATAGGAATTAAAACTATAGTCTATACCGATATTTCAAAAGATGGAATGCTTTCAGGACCGAATTTTGGAGTGTATGAAGAGCTATCATCAAAAACAGGTCTGGACATAATTGCATCCGGCGGAGTCACCACAATTGCTGACATAGAAAAATTAAGCAGCATGAACATGTACGGAGCCATAATAGGAAAGGCACTGTATGATAACAGGATGGACTTTGCAGAGGCATTAAAGGCCGTAAACATATAA
- the hisF gene encoding imidazole glycerol phosphate synthase subunit HisF — MLARRIIPCLDVRNGRVVKGTKFKDIKDVDDPARLGKFYSDSGADELVFYDITASNEERKTSLEFVKKVANEINIPFSVGGGVSTLEDFKYILRSGADKVSVNSSAVKNPELIKEASERFGNQCVVLSIDAKKNEEGSWSVYVKGGREKTLLDAVEWAKRGVELGAGEIVVNSIDEDGMKGGYDLELLKKITDAVNVPVIASGGAGKYEHFLDAVKYSDADGILAASVFHFGEIKIMDLKKYLRENGVEIRL; from the coding sequence ATGCTTGCGAGAAGAATTATTCCCTGTCTGGATGTGCGAAACGGACGGGTTGTTAAAGGAACGAAGTTTAAAGATATTAAGGATGTAGATGATCCGGCCAGGCTCGGTAAGTTTTACAGTGATTCAGGAGCCGATGAGCTTGTATTTTATGATATAACCGCATCAAATGAGGAAAGAAAAACATCTCTGGAATTCGTAAAAAAAGTTGCAAATGAAATAAACATCCCTTTTTCTGTGGGGGGCGGAGTTTCTACCCTTGAAGATTTTAAATATATTTTGAGGAGCGGCGCAGATAAGGTTTCTGTCAACTCATCAGCTGTGAAAAACCCCGAATTAATAAAAGAAGCTTCTGAGCGCTTCGGAAATCAGTGCGTTGTCTTATCCATAGATGCGAAAAAGAATGAGGAAGGATCGTGGAGCGTATACGTTAAGGGCGGAAGAGAGAAAACTTTGCTGGATGCTGTAGAATGGGCAAAAAGAGGAGTGGAGCTTGGAGCCGGTGAAATTGTGGTTAACAGCATTGACGAAGATGGAATGAAGGGCGGGTATGACCTTGAGCTCTTAAAAAAAATAACAGACGCTGTGAATGTTCCGGTTATTGCTTCCGGAGGAGCGGGAAAGTACGAGCATTTTCTTGATGCTGTGAAATATTCAGATGCAGACGGTATATTGGCGGCTTCCGTATTTCATTTCGGTGAAATCAAGATTATGGATTTAAAGAAGTATTTAAGGGAAAACGGAGTAGAAATTCGGTTATAA
- the hisIE gene encoding bifunctional phosphoribosyl-AMP cyclohydrolase/phosphoribosyl-ATP diphosphatase HisIE, giving the protein MDTNKLSEEIKFDDNGLVVAVAQDYKTNEVLMVAYMNKEALEITLKEKRTCYYSRSRKSLWRKGETSGNIQYLKGIYYDCDGDAILMKVDQIGNACHTGAYSCFFNKVYEENVTDQAILNKVYGQIINRRDNPKEGSYTNYLFDKGLDKILKKVGEETSEVIIGAKNKNKDELVYEMCDLIYHSLVLMVNEGVVIDDLKKELTKRHK; this is encoded by the coding sequence ATGGATACAAATAAATTATCAGAAGAAATAAAATTTGACGACAACGGTCTAGTAGTAGCTGTAGCACAAGATTATAAAACAAATGAAGTACTTATGGTTGCGTATATGAACAAGGAAGCGCTTGAAATAACATTAAAGGAAAAAAGAACCTGCTATTATTCCAGAAGCAGGAAAAGCCTCTGGAGAAAGGGAGAAACATCTGGAAACATACAGTATTTGAAGGGCATTTACTACGACTGCGATGGAGATGCCATTCTCATGAAGGTGGATCAGATTGGAAATGCGTGCCATACAGGTGCGTACTCATGTTTTTTCAATAAAGTTTATGAGGAGAATGTTACAGATCAGGCTATTCTAAATAAAGTTTACGGCCAAATAATAAACAGAAGAGATAACCCCAAGGAAGGATCATACACAAACTATCTGTTCGACAAGGGTCTGGATAAAATTTTAAAGAAGGTTGGAGAGGAAACCAGCGAGGTAATTATAGGAGCTAAAAATAAAAATAAGGATGAACTTGTTTATGAAATGTGTGACTTAATTTATCACTCATTGGTTCTCATGGTTAATGAAGGAGTTGTGATTGACGATTTAAAAAAAGAATTGACGAAAAGACATAAATAA
- a CDS encoding DUF1538 domain-containing protein, whose protein sequence is MNRNLLEKIKESLSSVLPITAIVIILHFALSPMPRGLLILFAIGSIMLIFGMGLFTLGADVSMMPMGERIGAELTKSRKLFLLIIISFFMGFMITVAEPDLQILAEQVHSIPNMVIIGTVALGVGIFLVIAILRIVFQIKLSYILIVFYAIAFILAYFAPNDFVPVAFDSGGVTTGPITVPFIMSLGLGVAAVRGGISAHDDSFGLVALCSVGPILSVLVLGLVYNSSGSYTEVVVKDVNSLREALEAFAHAFPEYSKEVAVALVPIVVAFSIFQLIFLKLPKSQLIKMTVGIVYTYIGLVIFLTGVNVGFLPAGNYLGSALGAMDNNWIIIPIGIVIGFFIVAAEPAVHVLNKQVEDVTGGAISKKVMLFSLSIGVGISMGIAMLRVIEGISIWNFIIPGYAAALILTLIVPPIFTGIAFDSGGVASGPMTATFMLPFAMGASKASGGNVLTDAFGLVAMVAMTPLITIQILGVIYKIKMNRNKRAEEEIIETAEADSDIIDFEGGAE, encoded by the coding sequence TTGAACAGAAATCTTTTAGAAAAAATTAAAGAATCTCTGTCTTCGGTGCTTCCGATAACGGCTATTGTTATAATACTGCATTTTGCATTGTCACCCATGCCAAGAGGATTGCTTATTTTGTTTGCCATAGGTTCAATTATGCTGATTTTTGGTATGGGTCTTTTTACCCTTGGAGCTGATGTTTCCATGATGCCAATGGGAGAAAGAATAGGAGCGGAACTTACAAAGTCGCGAAAGCTTTTTTTACTTATTATTATAAGCTTTTTTATGGGATTCATGATTACTGTGGCCGAGCCTGATCTTCAGATTCTTGCCGAGCAGGTTCATTCCATTCCCAATATGGTAATTATAGGCACAGTTGCTTTGGGAGTAGGGATATTTTTAGTTATTGCAATTCTCAGAATAGTTTTTCAAATAAAGTTGTCTTATATTTTAATAGTTTTTTATGCAATAGCTTTTATTCTTGCATATTTTGCACCTAATGATTTTGTACCGGTTGCCTTTGATTCGGGAGGAGTGACTACGGGACCTATAACCGTACCTTTTATAATGTCTCTCGGCCTTGGTGTTGCAGCGGTTCGTGGAGGAATAAGCGCTCACGATGACAGCTTCGGTCTTGTAGCCCTTTGCTCTGTTGGACCTATTCTGTCTGTATTAGTTCTTGGCTTGGTCTACAATTCATCAGGGAGCTATACGGAAGTAGTTGTTAAGGATGTAAACAGTTTAAGAGAGGCTTTGGAAGCATTTGCACATGCTTTTCCCGAATATTCCAAAGAAGTTGCAGTAGCACTTGTACCTATAGTAGTAGCTTTTAGTATCTTTCAGCTAATATTCTTGAAGCTTCCAAAAAGTCAGTTGATTAAAATGACCGTAGGTATCGTATATACATATATAGGGCTTGTAATATTCTTAACAGGGGTAAATGTTGGATTCCTGCCCGCAGGAAATTATCTGGGCAGTGCGCTTGGGGCTATGGATAACAACTGGATCATTATTCCCATAGGAATAGTAATCGGATTCTTTATTGTTGCGGCTGAACCTGCAGTTCATGTGCTTAACAAGCAGGTTGAAGACGTAACGGGAGGAGCCATATCTAAAAAAGTCATGCTGTTTTCCTTATCAATCGGTGTTGGTATATCAATGGGCATAGCAATGCTGAGGGTTATAGAAGGAATAAGCATCTGGAATTTTATAATACCGGGATATGCAGCTGCTTTAATTCTTACTCTTATTGTGCCGCCTATTTTTACGGGAATTGCCTTTGATTCAGGAGGCGTTGCATCAGGTCCTATGACGGCCACGTTTATGCTTCCTTTTGCAATGGGAGCATCCAAGGCATCAGGAGGTAATGTTCTTACCGATGCATTCGGACTTGTGGCCATGGTGGCAATGACACCGCTGATAACGATTCAGATATTAGGTGTTATTTATAAAATAAAAATGAACAGAAATAAACGAGCAGAAGAAGAAATAATAGAAACAGCAGAAGCCGATTCTGATATCATCGACTTTGAAGGAGGTGCAGAGTAG